From the genome of Halobellus litoreus, one region includes:
- a CDS encoding ABC transporter permease, whose protein sequence is MKRYTARRIAWAGVVALLILTITFVLLELAPDSQLARVQFRAAASGESAEAAADAYARRRGLDGPLWERYLEYLANLASGDWGWSDTRSQPVAEAILTALPYSLMYTVPAVLVSTTLGIAIGLYSAFNQYTKADYAATFVAFFGVSIPNFWFGIVLLLLFAVYLGWVPVLFDAELARTRTFSLANARQLALPVFVLATSAIASTMRYARAEALEYVRAAFVKTARAKGAHEWRVLTRHVLRPTLVPLSTILVGDLLGVVLSASYLVEVVFGIPGLGRLSLEAIRRQDTALVLGTTLVPVFVAVIGNLLQDLAYAVLDPRIEYGDRR, encoded by the coding sequence CTGAAACGGTACACCGCGCGTCGGATCGCGTGGGCGGGCGTCGTCGCCCTCCTGATCCTGACGATCACGTTCGTCCTCCTCGAACTCGCCCCCGACTCGCAGTTGGCCCGAGTGCAGTTCCGGGCGGCCGCGAGCGGTGAGAGCGCCGAGGCCGCCGCGGACGCGTACGCCCGGCGGCGAGGCCTCGACGGACCGCTGTGGGAGCGCTACCTCGAATACCTCGCGAACCTCGCGAGCGGTGACTGGGGCTGGTCGGACACCCGATCACAGCCGGTCGCCGAGGCGATCCTGACGGCGCTCCCCTACTCGCTGATGTACACCGTTCCCGCGGTCCTCGTCTCGACGACGCTCGGCATCGCGATCGGCCTGTACTCGGCGTTCAATCAGTACACGAAAGCCGACTACGCGGCCACGTTCGTCGCGTTCTTCGGCGTCAGCATCCCCAACTTCTGGTTCGGGATCGTGTTGCTCCTGCTCTTCGCGGTCTACCTCGGCTGGGTTCCCGTCCTGTTCGACGCGGAACTGGCCCGCACGCGGACGTTCTCGCTGGCGAACGCCCGACAACTGGCGCTCCCGGTCTTCGTCCTCGCGACGAGCGCGATCGCGAGCACGATGCGCTACGCCCGCGCCGAGGCGCTGGAGTACGTCCGCGCGGCGTTCGTCAAGACCGCGCGAGCGAAGGGGGCACACGAGTGGCGGGTTCTCACGCGCCACGTCCTCAGGCCGACGCTCGTGCCGCTCTCGACGATCCTCGTCGGCGACCTCCTCGGCGTGGTGCTCTCGGCGTCGTACCTCGTGGAGGTCGTCTTCGGCATCCCCGGTCTCGGCCGACTCAGCCTCGAAGCCATCCGGCGGCAGGACACCGCCCTCGTGCTCGGCACGACCCTCGTTCCGGTGTTCGTCGCGGTGATCGGCAACCTCCTGCAGGACCTCGCGTACGCGGTCCTCGACCCGCGCATCGAGTACGGTGATCGCCGATGA